ATCGCGCCGGCGCACGAGATAGCCGAGCTCCTCGAGTTTCTTGAGGATCGGCGTCAGCGTGTTCGATTCCAGGAACAGCTTCTCGCCGAGAGCCTTGACCGTCTGGTCGTCCTCCTCCCACAGCGCGACGATGGCGATCCACTGGGTATAGGTGACCCCGAGCTCGGCGAGGATCGGCTTGTAGGCGCGGCCATAGGCGAGGTTCGCGGAATAGACCGCGAAGCACAGGAAGTCGGCCAGTTTCGGTAGCGGCCGGGGCGGTTCGGTCACTTCTGTCCCTCGCATCGTTGCCCAATCACGATTCCTTTATATAGATCGCATCTGATTAAATCGGAAAGGCGTTGACTGTCGGGGGTGAGGTCAAGTAGCTAAATCGCATCCGATTTAAGCGGATACGATTTATTATGAGGATCCAAACCATGGTGGCGACCACCCTATACACCGGGAAGACCCATACGACCGGCGGGCGCGACGGCGTCGCGCGCTCATCCGACGGCCGCCTCGACATCAAGCTGTCGAGGCCCGGCTCGTCGGGCAGCGGCACCAATCCGGAACAGCTCTTCGCGGCCGGCTGGTCCGCCTGCTTCATCGGGGCGATGGGCCGTGCGGCCGCTGAGGTGAAGGTCGCGCTGCCGGCGGAGACGGCGATCGATGCCGAGGTCGATCTCGCCAGCGCCGATGGCGCCTTCTTCCTGCGCGCGCGGCTCTTCGTCAGTTTGCCTGGCCTCGATCGGGCCGTGGCCCGCGCGATCGTCGATGCCGCGCATGAGATCTGCCCCTATTCCAAGGCGACGCGCGGCAATATCGAGGTCGAGCTGCAACTGGTCTGAGATCGCGCCGCCGGCGCGGAAGGCGCGCCGGCGCCGCCCCTCCCGACAAACCGTTTCTTCGAAGGGGAGAGCGCCCATGAGCCTCTTCGTCCTGGCTTTCCTCGCCGGTGCGTTGACCGTCGTCACGCCCTGCATCCTGCCGATCGTGCCGGTCATCCTCGCGCGCTCCGGCCTGCCATTTGTCCGCGGCGGCCTGCCGATGCTTCTCGGCCTTGCCCTTGCTTTCGCGGCCATCGCCAGCCTCGGCGCCTTCGCCGGCGGCTGGGCCGTCGCGGCGAACCGGTACGGCAGGGCGGCTGCACTCGTCCTGATGGCTGCCTTCGGCCTTGCCCTGGTGTTTCCTGCCGTTTCGGCGCGGCTGTCCGCCCCGCTGGTAGTGGCGGGCGGCCGCCTGAGCGCCTGGGCAGCCGGCAGGCGGCCGACGGTGCTCGCATCTGCGGGCCTCGGCGTCGCGGCCGGGCTCCTGTGGGCGCCCTGCGCCGGTCCCGTGCTCGGCCTGATCCTGTCGGGGGCGGCGCTCGCCGGGCCCGGCCTTGAGACGGCGGCCCTGCTGTTCACCTACGGCCTCGGCGCGGCGGCGGCACTCGCAATCGCGCTCCTCGCCGGCAGGAGGCTGGCCGGCGTCCTGCGGCCGTCCTGGTCCTGGCTCGACGGTGGCCGCCGGCTCGTCGGCGCAGCGGTGGTCGTCGCGG
This portion of the bacterium YEK0313 genome encodes:
- the ohrR_1 gene encoding Organic hydroperoxide resistance transcriptional regulator; protein product: MTEPPRPLPKLADFLCFAVYSANLAYGRAYKPILAELGVTYTQWIAIVALWEEDDQTVKALGEKLFLESNTLTPILKKLEELGYLVRRRDPTDERQVIVSLTEAGRHLREAGGQKTLVAATGLSPEEFAALQKTIVKVRDNLIRYAAD
- the ohrB_1 gene encoding Organic hydroperoxide resistance protein OhrB, producing MVATTLYTGKTHTTGGRDGVARSSDGRLDIKLSRPGSSGSGTNPEQLFAAGWSACFIGAMGRAAAEVKVALPAETAIDAEVDLASADGAFFLRARLFVSLPGLDRAVARAIVDAAHEICPYSKATRGNIEVELQLV